The Desmodus rotundus isolate HL8 chromosome 3, HLdesRot8A.1, whole genome shotgun sequence genome includes a region encoding these proteins:
- the LOC128780474 gene encoding olfactory receptor 2G3-like, producing the protein MQSLGKKNHSSVSEFILLGFSSKAQVRMALFTFFLLLYFITLLGNVLIITLIYLDSHLHTPMYFFLSILSLVDMSYVTTTVPQMLVNMMCPRTTISWGACVAQMFIFLVLGIAECVLYAIMAYDRYVAICFPLHYTQLMSRAICVKMVTVCGSISIAGALICTVFTMRLPYCGPYKINHFLCEAPAVLKLACADTSFNDQLNFILGFILLLVPLSLILASYVRIFASILRICSSQGRFKVFSTCISHVTVVTMFYGPAIIMYMRPGSWYNPERDKELALFYNVVSAFLNPIIYSLRNKDVKGAFLKVFAGRGTAQ; encoded by the coding sequence ATGCAGAGCCTTGGCAAAAAGAACCACAGCTCTGTGTCTGAGTTCATTCTCCTTGGCTTCTCCAGTAAggcacaggtcagaatggccctgttcactttcttcctcctcctctactTCATCACTCTTCTGGGTAATGTACTCATCATCACTCTAATCTACCTGGATTCAcacctccacacacccatgtacttcttTCTCAGTATCCTCTCCTTGGTGGACATGAGCTATGTCACCACCACCGTGCCCCAGATGTTGGTTAATATGATGTGTCCAAGGACAACGATCTCCTGGGGAGCTTGTGTAGCCCAGATGTTCATCTTCTTGGTCCTGGGCATTGCTGAGTGTGTCCTCTATGCCATTATGGCCTATGACAGGTATGTGGCCATTTGCTTTCCCCTCCACTATACCCAACTCATGAGCCGGGCCATTTGTGTCAAGATGGTCACAGTCTGTGGGTCCATTAGCATAGCTGGGGCTCTTATCTGCACTGTCTTCACCATGCGTCTGCCATATTGTGGTCCCTACAAGATAAACCACTTCTTGTGTGAGGCCCCTGCTGTCCTGAAGTTGGCCTGTGCAGACACCTCCTTCAACGACCAGTTGAATTTCATCTTGGGTTTCATCCTGCTTTTGGTGCCACTCTCCCTCATCCTGGCCTCTTATGTCCGaatctttgcctccatcttgagGATCTGCTCATCCCAGGGGAGGTTCAAGGTGTTCTCTACGTGTATTTCCCATGTGACTGTGGTCACCATGTTCTATGGGCCAGCCATCATCATGTACATGAGGCCTGGCTCCTGGTACAACCCAGAGCGGGACAAGGAGTTGGCCCTGTTCTACAATGTTGTCTCTGCCTTCCTCAACCCCATCATCTACAGCCTCCGGAATAAGGATGTAAAGGGGGCCTTTCTGAAGGTATTTGCTGGCAGAGGGACAGCACAATGA